Within the Arthrobacter caoxuetaonis genome, the region CACTCCGCCCACCACCGGGCTCACCAGCCGCTTCAGGACCGGTTCTCCCATCCTTGACCGCACAACCTCACCCAGGCTGACCTTTTCCTTGCGGAGCAGGGGTGCCATGGGAAGGACACGGTCCAGGGACGCGCGGGCCACCCCCACGCGTCCAATGGCTTTGGCAATCTCTTCGGCCCGCGGATCCGCCGGGATTCCCAGCAGTCCGCTCTGCGGCATCCGCTGCGCTGCCTGGGCCAGGTCCGGCCCGCCAAGCTGCAGCCAGGCCCCGGCCGGGTCCGGCTGCACAATGTCTTCGGCCAGACCCAGCTCCCCGATCAGTGCCGGTACTGCCCCGGAACGCGAGGCATAGGACTCCGCGCCGCTGTCCAGGTTCAGCCCGGCAACCCGGTGGGTGCCAACGCAGCCGCCGAAAGCCTCTGCGGCCTCCAGCACCGTCACCTCCAGCCCTTCGCGGGCCAGGTCACGGGCAGCGATGAGCCCGGAGATTCCTCCTCCGACGACGACGGCGCGGCGCGCCTGCCGGGAGTAAGGCGTTTCTGGCTTCGCGGCTGCGGGCATGGTTACGGCTCCACGGAGTGAACGAGTTCAACCACCCGGGTCAGGATTTCCGGGTCGGTTTCCGGCGGCACGCCGTGGCCGAGGTTCACCACGTGGCCCGGTGCCGAGGCTCCGGCTGCCAGGACCCCGCGAACATGCGCTTCCAGGACGGGCCAGGGTGCGGACAGCAGCGCCGGGTCAATGTTGCCCTGGAGCGGAACGGTCCCGCCCAGGCGGCGGTTGGCCTCATCCAGCGGCAAACGGTAGTCAACGCCAACGACGTCGACGCCGACGTCGCGCATCGCGGCCAGCAGCTCCGACGTTCCCGTACCGAAGTGCACCAGCGGCGCACCGAGGCCGCGGACATGTTCGAGGGCCCGGGCCGATGCCGGCGCCACCTTCTCGGTGTAGTCCTTGAGCCCCAGCGACCCTGCCCAGGAATCAAAGAGCTGGCCGGCGCTGGCCCCGGCTTCCAGCTGGGCGCGCAGGAACATGCCGGAGGCATCGGCCGCCCAGTCCGTCAGGGCCTTCCAGGTTTCCGGGTCGGCGTGCATCATCGTGCGCGGGCCCAGGTGGTCGCGCGACGGTTTGCCTTCCACCATGTAGGCGGCCAGCGTGAACGGTGCCCCGGCGAAGCCGATCAGCGGCGTGCTGCCCAGCTGCTCCACCGTCAGTGCCACAGCCTGGCGGATCGGTTCCAGCGCCTCTTCGGTGAGGCGGGGAAGGGCAGCGACGTCGGCGGCAGTCCGTACCGGTGCGCCCAGGACGGGCCCGACACCCGGAACGATGTCCACGTCCACTCCCGCCAGCTTCAGCGGGATCACGATGTCGGAAAAGAAGATTCCGGCATCGACGTCGTGCCGGCGGACCGGCTGCAGCGTGATCTCGGAAGCCAGCTCAGGCTGCAGGCAGGATTCGAGCATGCCGATGCCTTCCCGGACCTTGCGGTATTCAGGCAGCGAACGTCCAGCCTGGCGCATGAACCAGACCGGACGCCGGGACGGCGTGCCGCCGCGGTAAGCGGTGATAAGCGGGGAATCGGCCGTGCGGCCATCCATGAGCGGATGAGAGGCGCTGAGAGTCATGTTCTGATTCTCCCCAAAATCAGCTCCGAAGGTTAAACGGCCGGCCTGCTGCGGCCGCACCGGCCGCCCTTAATGCGGCCCAAATCACGCTGCACTGTGGTCACCGATGCCGTCGATAACAGTTTGGGTGGCTAGTATTAAGCCACTGTGGTTCTTCTATCCCTTATTGCGACGCACTCAGACGTAGACCTTGAGACCGTAGCCCGGCTTAGTGCGGGCGCGCCCAAGGTCCCTTCCTCCCTGCTGGAAAACGGCCCCGCTGTTGCCGGCGCGGTGGTCCTGGCGACCTGCAACAGGTTTGAGGTGTACTGCGAAGCCCGGTCTGAGGACGACGTCGAAGCGGCACGTTCCGCAGCCATCGCGGAAATCAGCCGGCACTCGGGCCTGGAAGAAGACCTCGTCTCCCGCTCCTTGACCACCAACACCGGCCAGGAAGTAGCCAAGCACCTGTTTGCCGTGGGCGCAGGGCTGGACTCCGCCGTCGTCGGCGAACGCGAAATTGCCGGCCAGGTGCGGCGCGCACTCATCGAAGCGCAGGAAGAGGGCACGGCCAGCGGCACCCTCACCCGCTTGTTCCAGACAGCTTCACGAACAGCCAAGGACGTTGGCGCGCTGACGGCGCTGGGCAAACGCGGGCTTTCGATCGTTTCCGTCGCGCTGGAACTCGCTACAGATCTCTCCGAAGACATTGACTGGCGCAACAAGGCCGTCGTCGTTTTCGGCACCGGAGCCTATGCCGGAGCAACCATGGCGCTGCTCAAGGAGCGCGGCTGCACCGACATCGGCGTCTATTCCTCTTCCGGACGCGCCGAGTCCTTCACCGCTTCCCGCGGCGGAACCGCGTTGGACGGCGAGAGCCTGACAGCCGCCGTGGCCCGTGCCGACGTCGTCATTGGCTGTTCGGGTTCGGACAACCAGGTCGGCGCCGACGATATCCGCCGGGTCCGGGAAGAAACCGAGCGTCCCCTGATCATCATCGACCTGGCACTGACACATGATTTCGACCCCGCTGTCCGCGAGGTCGACGGCGTAGAGCTGATCACGCTGGAGTCTGTTCGGCTGGCGGCTCCCGCGGAGCAGGCGGAATCACTGCAGCAGGCCAACCGGATTGTTTCCGACGCCGCCAAGGCCTTCTCCGAAGCGCAGCTGAGCCGGGAACTGGATTCGGCAATCGTCGCCCTGCGCCGTCACACCCTCAGCGTCCTGGACAAGGAACTGGAGAAGGTCCGTGCCCAGCACGGCTGCACCGGTGCCGGGCAGGAAGTTGAATTCGCGATGCGCCGCATGGTCAAGGCCCTGCTGCATGTCCCCGCCGTCCGTGCCCGGGAGCTGGCAGCCAACGGCGGACAGGATGACTACATCCGCGGGCTGGAAGCCATCTACGGCATCACCCTGGATGAGTCACCGGCCAAGCAATCCGGTGCCGCGGCTGAGCCGGTTCCGGAAGAAGAGACCGGGCGCAGCAAGTCCGCCTGAGTCCCTCCCCCGTACAACCCTAGTAGACGGGTTTAGTAGACGGGTTTGTGCGGCTCGATGTTCCGCACCCATTCAAGGATGCCGCCGTCGACGTTGTAGGCGCTGGGGTTTCCGCGCTCCCTCAGGAAAGCCGTCACTTCAGCCGACCGGCCGCCGGACTTGCAGTGCACATAGACTGTCCGGCCGGGATCCGGGACGTTTTCTCCGGACAGAATCCCTGCCCGGGGAACCAAGGCTGCGCCGTCGATGCTCACAATCCCGTGTTCCCCCGGTTCCCGCACGTCGATCAGGTCGAAATCCGCCCTGCCGGCCGCGCGTTCCCGGAGCAGTGCCGCCAGCTCCGTCACTGAAATCCCGGGCACCTCGGCCCGGGCGGAACCCGTCCCGCAGAAAAGACCGTAGTCAATGAGCCCGGTGACCTTGGGACGGTCCGGGTCCCTGCGGAGCCCCACTTCCCGAAAGCTCATGTCCAGGGCGTTGAAGACCAGCACCCGCCCCAGCAGTGTCCGGCCGGTCCCGGTGAGAAGCTTGACCGCTTCATTGACCATCACCGAGCCGATCTGCGCGCACAGGACTCCCAGCACTCCGCCTTCCGCGCAGGACGGAACGGCACCGGGCTCGGGCGCTTCCGGATAGAGGTCCCGGTACGTTGGGCCGTGCTGTCCCCAGAAGACGCTGACCTGTCCGTCAAAACGCAGGATGGATCCCCACACATACGGCTTGCCCAGGATCTCCGCCGCGTCATTGACAAGGTAGCGGGTGGCAAAGTTATCCGTTCCGTCCAGGATCAGGTCATAACCGCTGAAGATCTCCAGCGCATTTCCGGCATCGAGCCGGACTTCATGCAGCACCACGTCCACCAGGGGGTTCAGCGCCTTCACGCTGGTGCGTGCCGACTCCGCTTTGGAGGTGCCGACGTCGTGAACGGAGTGGATGACCTGGCGCTGGAGATTGGAGGTGTCCACCCGGTCATCGTCCACGATGCCCAGGGTCCCCACTCCCGCGGCCGCCAGGTAGAGCAACGCCGGCGACCCCAGACCGCCGGCGCCGATCACCAGCACTTTGGCGTTTTTGAGCCGGCGCTGGGCCTCAGCGCCAAAACCCGGAAGGATGAGATGCCTGGAATAACGCTCGGTTTCCTCACGGGTCAGTTCCGCTGCGGGATCAACCAGTGGCGGCAGCGAAGCGAGTGTGTCAATGCTCATGGCATCCAATGTATGCTTCCGGCTGCCCCGATTCGAGGCTGCCACCGCGCGAGCCTGACTCACGTGCCTTCCTTCAGTGTTACCCGCGGGTAAACTGTTGTTCCACGAGCCGGTTTCGCACCCGGCACCCATTGAGAGGTCCAACAACACGTGAGCAACCAGCCCGCCGGCAAATCCACCCGGCTCCCCCGGGAAGAGCGCCGCCGGCAGCTGATGCAGGCAGCACAGGAAGTCTTTGTCAGCCGCGGGTTCCACGGCGCCGCAATGGATGAGATTGCCGAGACCGCGCAGGTCAGCAAGCCCGTGCTGTACCAGCACTTCCCGGGCAAGCGAGAGCTCTACCTGGCACTGCTTGATGACCACCTTGGAACGCTGACCCAGTTCCTGAAGACGGCGCTCTCCTCCACGACTGACAACAAGCTCCGCGTCCGGGAAACCATGCGTGCCTACTTCCGCTTCGTGGCGCAGGACAGCCAAGGCCACCGTCTGGTCTT harbors:
- the moeB gene encoding molybdopterin-synthase adenylyltransferase MoeB, which encodes MSIDTLASLPPLVDPAAELTREETERYSRHLILPGFGAEAQRRLKNAKVLVIGAGGLGSPALLYLAAAGVGTLGIVDDDRVDTSNLQRQVIHSVHDVGTSKAESARTSVKALNPLVDVVLHEVRLDAGNALEIFSGYDLILDGTDNFATRYLVNDAAEILGKPYVWGSILRFDGQVSVFWGQHGPTYRDLYPEAPEPGAVPSCAEGGVLGVLCAQIGSVMVNEAVKLLTGTGRTLLGRVLVFNALDMSFREVGLRRDPDRPKVTGLIDYGLFCGTGSARAEVPGISVTELAALLRERAAGRADFDLIDVREPGEHGIVSIDGAALVPRAGILSGENVPDPGRTVYVHCKSGGRSAEVTAFLRERGNPSAYNVDGGILEWVRNIEPHKPVY
- a CDS encoding TetR/AcrR family transcriptional regulator yields the protein MSNQPAGKSTRLPREERRRQLMQAAQEVFVSRGFHGAAMDEIAETAQVSKPVLYQHFPGKRELYLALLDDHLGTLTQFLKTALSSTTDNKLRVRETMRAYFRFVAQDSQGHRLVFESDLTSDDEVSSRIEAFNARFASDIADVIAEDTKLSHLEATLLGRALAGMAQVSARYWLETDGGLDIDAASELVYRLAWRGISRFPKEI
- a CDS encoding glutamyl-tRNA reductase produces the protein MVLLSLIATHSDVDLETVARLSAGAPKVPSSLLENGPAVAGAVVLATCNRFEVYCEARSEDDVEAARSAAIAEISRHSGLEEDLVSRSLTTNTGQEVAKHLFAVGAGLDSAVVGEREIAGQVRRALIEAQEEGTASGTLTRLFQTASRTAKDVGALTALGKRGLSIVSVALELATDLSEDIDWRNKAVVVFGTGAYAGATMALLKERGCTDIGVYSSSGRAESFTASRGGTALDGESLTAAVARADVVIGCSGSDNQVGADDIRRVREETERPLIIIDLALTHDFDPAVREVDGVELITLESVRLAAPAEQAESLQQANRIVSDAAKAFSEAQLSRELDSAIVALRRHTLSVLDKELEKVRAQHGCTGAGQEVEFAMRRMVKALLHVPAVRARELAANGGQDDYIRGLEAIYGITLDESPAKQSGAAAEPVPEEETGRSKSA
- the hemE gene encoding uroporphyrinogen decarboxylase produces the protein MTLSASHPLMDGRTADSPLITAYRGGTPSRRPVWFMRQAGRSLPEYRKVREGIGMLESCLQPELASEITLQPVRRHDVDAGIFFSDIVIPLKLAGVDVDIVPGVGPVLGAPVRTAADVAALPRLTEEALEPIRQAVALTVEQLGSTPLIGFAGAPFTLAAYMVEGKPSRDHLGPRTMMHADPETWKALTDWAADASGMFLRAQLEAGASAGQLFDSWAGSLGLKDYTEKVAPASARALEHVRGLGAPLVHFGTGTSELLAAMRDVGVDVVGVDYRLPLDEANRRLGGTVPLQGNIDPALLSAPWPVLEAHVRGVLAAGASAPGHVVNLGHGVPPETDPEILTRVVELVHSVEP